DNA from Streptococcus parasuis:
TAGAAATAGAGATAACTGCTATAAAAAATAAAATCCGCTAAGCTGTGGATAACTTCTATCAAAACCTGCCAAGTTATCCACACTTTGTGAACAAGTAGAAATCCTTGATTTATCTATAGTTTTTTAAGTTATCCACACTTTTCACAGAACCTACTATTACTATTAACCTTATAGATACTAAATAAAGGAGAATCCATGATTCAATTTTCAATAAATAAAACTATATTTTTACAAGCATTGAATGTTACTAAAAGAGCTATTAGTAGTAAGAATGCTATTCCAATTCTTTCAACTGTTAAAATTTCAGTAACAAGTGAAGGAATTACTTTAACAGGTTCAAATGGACAAATTTCAATTGAACACTATATTTCAACTCAGGATGAAAATGCTGGTTTATTAATCTCTTCACCAGGTTCTATTCTTTTAGAAGCTGGATTCTTCATCAATGTTGTTTCTAGCATGCCAGATCTAGTATTAGATTTCGCTGAGATTGAACAAAAGCAAATTGTTTTAACAAGTGGAAAATCTGAAATTACTTTAAAAGGGAAAGATTCTGAGCAATATCCTCGTCTACAGGAAGTTCCTACCTCAAAACCTCTGATATTAGAAACAAGTACACTTAGACAAACCATCAATGAAACAGCCTTTGCGGCATCTACCCAGGAAAGTCGTCCAATTTTGACCGGTGTTCACTTTGTTTTGACAGAACATAAAAATCTAAAAACAGTAGCAACAGACTCGCACCGAATGAGTCAACGTAAACTTGAATTAGACACATCAGGAGATGACTTTGATGTTGTCATCCCAAGTCGATCCCTTCGTGAATTTACAGCTGTCTTTACAGATGATATTGAGACAGTAGAAGTATTCTTCTCCAATAATCAAATTCTATTTAGAAGTGAATCAATTAGCTTCTATACTCGGTTATTAGAAGGAACATATCCAGATACTGATCGTTTGATTCCAGTAGAATATAAAACAACTGTTGTTTTTAATACTGCTTCTTTACGCCACTCTATGGAACGCGCACGCTTACTGTCAAATGCTACTCAAAATGGTACTGTAAAACTAGAGATTACCAATAGCATAGTTTCTGCCCACGTAAATTCGCCAGAAGTTGGACGGGTGAATGAGGAATTAG
Protein-coding regions in this window:
- the dnaN gene encoding DNA polymerase III subunit beta — protein: MIQFSINKTIFLQALNVTKRAISSKNAIPILSTVKISVTSEGITLTGSNGQISIEHYISTQDENAGLLISSPGSILLEAGFFINVVSSMPDLVLDFAEIEQKQIVLTSGKSEITLKGKDSEQYPRLQEVPTSKPLILETSTLRQTINETAFAASTQESRPILTGVHFVLTEHKNLKTVATDSHRMSQRKLELDTSGDDFDVVIPSRSLREFTAVFTDDIETVEVFFSNNQILFRSESISFYTRLLEGTYPDTDRLIPVEYKTTVVFNTASLRHSMERARLLSNATQNGTVKLEITNSIVSAHVNSPEVGRVNEELDTVEVLGEDLVISFNPTYLIEALKATTSEQVKISFISSVRPFTLVPNNDGEDFIQLVTPVRTN